The window GCGAGCGACCAGGCGTGGCTTGCCGGATTTCAGCAGGCGCAACCTTTGATGGTAATCCGTTCGGGCCTCGCGGCGACGCCGCATCGGCACCTTATATCGTGGTCCTGTCGCCATTATTGTTCACCGTAAGTATCGTCGATGTACCGCGTCAGGTCCGCGACGCTGTCGAATTCGCCACCGCTGGCCATGTCGTACAGTTCGCGGTACTGACTGCGGTCGATTTCGCCGTCATCGCGCAGGTCGCGGAGTTCGTTCCGCTGTGCGCGGATGCGGCTCTGCCAATCCTCCTTGTCGCTCTGTCGGGCGCCGGACTTGCCCTTCCGGGTCCCGTGACCCTTCTTGTGGCCGTAGGAGCGCTTTTCGGCGCGCTCGCGGGCCTGACCGCGGGAGTTACCCTGCGAGTCCGTCGCCTCGATGATGCCATCCTCGATGAGTTCGCGCACGTCGTCGCGCGTGATGGCGTCGGCGATCTCGCTCTGGGCGTCGGGGTCGAACCGAACGCGGGTCTCGCCGACGTCCAGAATGTCCGCTGCAAGTCGCTTCTGTGCTTTCAGGTCCGTCATTGGTCGACCTCCACTTCAACGTAGGTGGGGTTGAGCACGCGGATACCCTCTTCTTCGGCGACTTCCTCGATGCGCTCGCGCTTGCGAGCGCCGACGGTCGAACCGATACGCACCGCTTCGGTGTCGCCGTCGACACCTTCGAGGTCGTCGACGTTCTCGACGCGGACTTCCTCGAAGCCGCTGGGGTGCTTGCCGCGCACCGCCTTCGGCGTCCGGAAGCCGGCCTGGACCTTGTCGCCCTTGCCTTTGACGCCGCGTCGCTGCTTCGAGCGGTCACCGCGCGGGTTCCGCCACGAGGTCGGCGTCCGCTTTTTCTTGTGGTAGTCCTGCCGGTTGAACTGCGGCTTACCCTCGCGCTTCCGCTGCTTGAGGAGTCGCTCCTCGTTGTCGCTCAGGTCGGGCGTCTTGTCGGCGAGCCCGCGGGGCTGCAGTTCGGTTTCGACGTCTTCGGCCGGCTCTTCTTCGGCCTCTTCCGGCTCTTCTTCTTCGACTTCGGCCTCGGTCTCCTCGGCGACTTCGAGGCCGCCGACGTCGGCTTTGATACGCGCAGCGAGCGCGTTGCCGATGCCGCTGACTTCCGCGAGTTCGTCCTGGGACGCCTCGCGGACGTCGTCGACGGTTTCGAAGCCGGCCTCTTCGAGGGCTTCGGCCTTCGAGGGGCCAACACCGCTGATGTCGGTTAGTTCTTCGTAATCTTCGCTTTCGCTCATCAGGCCTCACCTCGCTCGGGCATCTCCGTGATGTACACGCCGTCCTGGAAGACGCGCGTGTCCTTGTCGGGGA of the Natronomonas halophila genome contains:
- a CDS encoding 50S ribosomal protein L19e, yielding MTDLKAQKRLAADILDVGETRVRFDPDAQSEIADAITRDDVRELIEDGIIEATDSQGNSRGQARERAEKRSYGHKKGHGTRKGKSGARQSDKEDWQSRIRAQRNELRDLRDDGEIDRSQYRELYDMASGGEFDSVADLTRYIDDTYGEQ
- a CDS encoding 50S ribosomal protein L32e, with translation MSESEDYEELTDISGVGPSKAEALEEAGFETVDDVREASQDELAEVSGIGNALAARIKADVGGLEVAEETEAEVEEEEPEEAEEEPAEDVETELQPRGLADKTPDLSDNEERLLKQRKREGKPQFNRQDYHKKKRTPTSWRNPRGDRSKQRRGVKGKGDKVQAGFRTPKAVRGKHPSGFEEVRVENVDDLEGVDGDTEAVRIGSTVGARKRERIEEVAEEEGIRVLNPTYVEVEVDQ